A stretch of Scheffersomyces stipitis CBS 6054 chromosome 2, complete sequence DNA encodes these proteins:
- a CDS encoding predicted protein, with amino-acid sequence MNGGSLAASSKSAFYAFPASKAQFLTRDIKQSQIVSALWTRFKEESVCADNTLPAELKPKVEIYQEVKEIHKEDSSFVLKLKQNFQYGKAVMNFYKVGVVNVWNNRKVSNRLKKKQYKLGGIVDRKGRESEIRIPNVTKLTADMAQALYISQMETKTENDKNAGNVIKGDFASKVIDTDLFSMTRKEFQTIRRTTEDAPKIPLFAVILLIFMESTPLVCYAFPQITPSTCVLPSILPRLWSSSSNDKLHEINSKLFKTTGLPDLALRNAYNLPIEEGRLMARTLRLTSKFVPLSLYPESLVRRRLQEHYNYLKVDNYYLSGLNGAKSGNLWNLSNQELILACLERNLIRDIKGDVKTFHDIKDPQVRKESEMRFFRKLRLRLFQFIVDFDNYNIGYLGLTHLLEDTRAPQKILEWHDLDN; translated from the coding sequence ATGAATGGAGGAAGTCTAGCGGCGTCTTCGAAGTCTGCGTTCTACGCCTTTCCCGCTCTGAAAGCACAATTTCTAACTAGAGACATCAAACAGTCTCAGATTGTTCTGGCATTATGGACTAgattcaaagaagaatcagtTTGTGCAGACAACACTTTGCCAGCCGAACTCAAACCAAAGGTCGAAATATATCAGGAAGTTAAAGAGATTCATAAGGAAGATCTGCTGTTCgttttgaagttgaagcagaaCTTCCAGTACGGAAAAGCCGTGATGAACTTCTACAAAGTAGGAGTTGTAAACGTGTGGAACAACAGAAAGGTCAGTAACAGGCTCAAGAAAAAGCAGTATAAACTAGGAGGGATAGTAGATAGAAAGGGTAGAGAGTCAGAGATAAGAATTCCCAATGTGACTAAATTAACGGCAGATATGGCTCAAGCCCTTTACATAAGCCAGATGGAAACCAAGACCGAAAACGACAAGAATGCTGGCAATGTCATAAAAGGAGACTTTGCATCAAAAGTAATAGATACTGATCTCTTCAGTATGACCAGAAAAGAATTCCAGACCATTCGCAGAACTACAGAAGACGCGCCAAAGATTCCCTTGTTCGCTGTGattcttcttatcttcaTGGAGTCTACTCCGCTTGTATGCTATGCTTTCCCGCAGATAACACCTCTGACTTGTGTTCTTCCTAGTATTCTTCCTCGTTTGtggagttcttcttcaaatgacAAGCTCCATGAGATCAATTCAAAGTTGTTTAAAACGACAGGTCTTCCAGATTTGGCTCTTAGAAACGCATACAATCTCCCGATTGAGGAAGGCCGTCTTATGGCTAGGACACTAAGACTAACTTCCAAGTTCGTACCTCTTAGCTTGTACCCAGAGTCATTGGTCAGACGGCGACTTCAGGAACACTACAACTATTTAAAGGTAGATAACTACTACTTAAGTGGCTTGAATGGTGCAAAGTCAGGTAATCTCTGGAACCTCTCCAACCAGGAGTTAATTTTAGCATGCCTCGAAAGAAATCTCATTAGAGACATTAAGGGTGATGTCAAGACCTTCCATGACATCAAAGACCCACAAGTCAGAAAGGAATCGGAAATGAGGTTCTTCCGCAAGTTGAGACTTcgtcttttccaattcataGTAGACTTCGACAACTACAATATTGGATACTTGGGATTGACCCATCTTCTAGAAGATACGAGAGCACCTCAAAAAATCTTAGAATGGCATGATCTAGACAATTAG
- the DAL4 gene encoding allantoate permease (Permease of the major facilitator superfamily): protein MPGDKEKNVHETNITAVASFTRQDIGKNENVITTIISPFTSHEVKLTGDVDEALKFALDHSDAQVVLTPERDRKLLWKIDLHLMPILCLLYCFQFMDKLSNSYASVLGLRTDLSMQGDMYSWTGSAFYIGYLVFEFPASRLLQKFPVAKTLSIFIILWGIILMLHATPQYPGFIALRTILGMLESSVTPANLLITGSFYRKEEVFLRVALWFSSNGIGTMLGSGAIAHSLVQYEDSYSIAPWKLTFIITGALTVVIGFIFMFHVPDTPANAWFLNEEEKMLVVERIRANQQGFGNKHFKMHQFKEAMFDIKTWLIALFAFASNIPNGGITNFGSILLTEDLGYSVPEGLLMQIPAGAVEFVGCSLLAFAASYVAKKRLFWAMVGTVIAVVGECFLAFSNNHKLQLAGYILYSIAPVGFICLLSIISSNVAGHTKKVTTNAIYLVSYCVGNLIGPQTFLEREAPNYKTAKICIAAFGVFSIAILGAIWFVYWFDNRSRDRMSSDAAEDFALIDNHEFADLTDKENPLFRYEL from the coding sequence ATGCCTGGGgacaaagagaaaaatgTCCATGAGACAAACATTACTGCTGTTGCCTCATTCACTCGACAAGACATTGGCAAGAATGAGAATGTCATTACCACAATCATCTCTCCTTTTACCTCACATGAAGTGAAACTTACTGGCGATGTCGATGAAGCATTGAAATTTGCCTTGGACCATTCGGATGCACAAGTGGTATTGACTCCAGAAAGAGATAGAAAGTTACTTTGGAAGATCGATTTACACTTGATGCCTATTTTATGTTTATTGTACTGTTTCCAGTTCATGGATAAATTGTCCAATTCCTATGCTTCAGTTTTGGGATTGAGAACAGACTTGAGCATGCAAGGGGATATGTATTCGTGGACTGGCTCTGCGTTTTACATCGGCTATTTGgtttttgaatttccaGCATCCCGACTCTTGCAGAAGTTCCCAGTGGCAAAGACACTTTCTATTTTCATCATTCTCTGGGGTATTATCTTGATGCTCCATGCTACTCCACAGTATCCTGGCTTTATTGCCTTGAGAACTATCTTGGGTATGCTTGAAAGTTCCGTAACTCCAGCTAACCTTCTAATTACGGGTAGTTTCTacagaaaggaagaagtaTTTCTCCGAGTTGCTTTATGGTTTTCTAGTAACGGTATAGGCACAATGCTTGGCTCTGGTGCTATAGCTCATAGCTTGGTCCAGTACGAGGACTCATATAGTATCGCTCCTTGGAAACTTACTTTTATTATAACAGGAGCTTTGACGGTCGTAATTGGATTCATATTTATGTTCCATGTTCCAGATACCCCTGCAAATGCCTGGTTTCttaatgaagaagagaaaatgtTGGTTGTCGAAAGAATTAGAGCAAATCAACAAGGGTTCGGAAACAAGCACTTCAAGATGCACCAGTTTAAGGAAGCCATGTTCGACATAAAGACATGGTTGATTGCACTTTTTGCATTTGCTTCCAACATTCCCAACGGAGGGATTACCAATTTTGGAAGCATTTTGTTAACAGAAGATCTAGGTTACTCCGTACCTGAAGGTTTGTTGATGCAAATTCCCGCTGGTGCAGTGGAATTCGTAGGATGCTCACTCTTGGCTTTCGCAGCCAGTTATGTTGCAAAAAAGAGATTATTCTGGGCCATGGTGGGTACAGTCATCGCAGTTGTAGGAGAATGCTTTTTAGCATTTAGTAACAACCATAAGCTCCAACTTGCCGGTTATATCCTCTACTCAATTGCCCCCGTTGGGTTTATCTGTCTCTTATCGATTATTTCTTCGAATGTTGCTGGGCATACTAAGAAAGTGACTACAAATGCAATTTACTTGGTGAGCTACTGTGTTGGGAATCTTATCGGCCCACAGACTTTCCTAGAAAGAGAGGCTCCCAACTACAAGACAGCCAAAATTTGTATTGCTGCCTTTGGAGTGTTTTCTATAGCCATCCTCGGTGCTATCTGGTTTGTATACTGGTTTGATAACAGATCACGTGATCGGATGAGTAGTGATGCCGCTGAAGACTTTGCGCTTATTGACAACCACGAATTCGCGGATTTGACCGATAAGGAAAATCCTTTATTCAGATACGAGTTGTAG
- the ALS1.2 gene encoding Agglutinin-like protein 1 precursor, translated as MLIVLAVAFLFSCVRAAVVSGVFTSFDSLVFQNGGNYPFDGPANPSWIATLKWQLDGTKVAPGDTFTLDMPCTFKFTQTPADAPVLLQAGGITYATCQTLGGEIIVPYSQLQCTVENAVTTSTLASGSVYFPVVFNIGGSATPVDLTDSKCFASGDNTVTFNDGDTKLSITANFETGYPASGVNPTNIIYRNRFLPQLGESQHLLVAGQCPRGYTSGTLGFSFSGGKLDCSSVHAAITNQLNDWYFPTDAETDFSFTYTCSASGYQITYKNIPAGYRPFIDGLTSATANLLTVSYTNKFVCVGSSINNDKSTKVTWSSYQNSDSGGDGHVIVLTTSTGTGSSTTVTTATGKSTNTIIVIVPTPTTTITQTYTGTVTTTTTVTATSGGTNTVIVEVPTSYPPNPTTTVTSTWTGTETSSTTVTDTHGGTDTIIVVVPSNPTTTLTSTWTGTETSSTTVTDTQGGTDTVIVVVP; from the coding sequence ATGCTTATAGTATTAGCAGTTGCTTTCCTTTTTCTGTGTGTAAGAGCTGCAGTTGTCTCAGGTGTTTTCACCAGCTTCGACTCTCTTGTTTTCCAGAACGGGGGTAACTATCCATTTGATGGACCAGCTAATCCAAGTTGGATTGCCACTTTGAAATGGCAACTTGATGGCACTAAGGTTGCTCCTGGTGACACATTCACCTTAGACATGCCATGCACTTTCAAGTTCACACAAACTCCTGCTGATGCACCAGTACTCCTTCAAGCTGGTGGAATCACTTATGCTACATGTCAAACACTTGGTGGTGAAATCATTGTTCCATATTCTCAATTACAATGTACAGTTGAAAATGCTGTTACCACAAGCACCCTTGCCTCAGGATCTGTTTATTTTCCAGTTGTATTTAATATTGGTGGAAGTGCTACCCCTGTAGATTTGACCGATTCTAAATGCTTTGCCAGTGGTGATAATACTGTTACCTTCAATGATGGTGACACCAAACTCTCTATTACTGCAAACTTTGAAACCGGTTATCCTGCTTCTGGAGTCAACCCCACTAACATCATTTACAGAAACAGGTTCCTCCCTCAGCTCGGTGAGAGCCAACACTTGTTAGTTGCTGGTCAATGTCCAAGAGGTTACACTTCCGGTACTTTGGGATTCTCTTTCAGTGGCGGCAAATTAGATTGCTCTAGTGTTCATGCTGCAATTACCAACCAATTGAATGATTGGTATTTCCCAACCGACGCAGAGACAGATTTTCTGTTCACCTATACCTGCTCTGCTTCTGGCTACCAAATAACATACAAGAATATTCCTGCCGGTTACAGACCGTTTATAGATGGACTTACGTCGGCTACCGCAAATTTACTTACTGTTTCTTACACTAACAAGTTCGTTTGTGTCGGATCCTCTATCAATAATGACAAGAGCACCAAAGTTACATGGAGTTCTTATCAGAATTCCGATAGCGGAGGTGATGGTCATGTCATTGTTCTCACTACCTCAACTGGCACTGGATCCAGTACCACTGTGACTACCGCTACTGGTAAAAGTACAAATACTATTATTGTAATTGTCCCAACCCCAACTACAACAATCACCCAAACTTACACCGGCACCGTAACAACCACCACCACCGTTACTGCCACTTCCGGAGGCACAAACACTGTCATTGTGGAAGTTCCAACTTCTTACCCACCAAACCCAACAACTACTGTGACATCgacttggactggaacagaaacttCATCCACCACTGTTACTGATACACATGGCGGAACTGATACTATCATAGTTGTGGTTCCTTCGAATCCAACCACAACATTAACATCcacttggactggaacagaaacCTCTTCGACTACTGTCACTGACACTCAaggtggaactgatacTGTAATTGTTGTAGTCCCT
- a CDS encoding peptide transporter (go_component membrane~go_funtion transporter activity~go_process oligopeptide transport): MSNLSDEKLPTDSELQKQDSDILRDPSVISNDIDDEGRELPSEEEMKTLRHVSGNIPLRCWLVAIVELAERFSYYGLSAPFQNYMQNTPEDSPKGILGLNQQGATALSYFFQFWCYVTPIFGGWLADTYLGKFNTIFVFCIVYIIGIFILFITSIPAITSKTTATGGFIAAIIIIGFATGGVKSNVSPLIADQVPKVKPHIKVLKSGERVIVDPHITIQNVFMFFYLMINVGSLSVIATTQLEHHVGFWAAYLLPFCFFFIALAALALGRNQYIKTPVSDKIVNKTFKCAWIGLRNGFNLEAAKPSNNPEKNYPWSDKFVEEVRRAIYGCKVFVFYPIYWVTYGQMTNNFISQAGQMELHGLPNDILQAINSMSIIVFIPICERFVYPFIRRFTPFKAITKIFFGFMFATGAMVYAAVLQHYIYQAGPCYNFPKACAPEFKTVPNHIHVAIQAPAYFLIAMSEIFASVTGLEYAYTKAPVSMKSFITSLFLVTNAFGSALGIALSSTSEDPKMVWTYTGLATACFIAGWIFWFCFKHYNYKEDEFNRLEYATEEEYKKPTLDGLQPIPSANSYKGLA, from the coding sequence ATGTCTAACTTATCGGACGAGAAACTCCCCACAGATTctgaattgcaaaaacaGGATAGTGACATCCTCCGCGACCCCAGTGTGATCTCCAATGACATTGATGATGAGGGTAGAGAATTGCCATCTGAAGAGGAAATGAAGACCTTGAGACATGTCTCTGGCAACATCCCCTTAAGATGTTGGTTAGTTGCAATTGTCGAATTGGCAGAAAGATTCTCCTACTATGGTTTATCTGCTCCATTCCAAAACTATATGCAAAACACTCCAGAAGATTCACCAAAGGGTATCTTGGGTTTGAATCAGCAAGGTGCTACAGCATTATCatacttcttccaattttgGTGTTACGTTACCCCAATCTTTGGTGGTTGGTTGGCTGATACTTACTTGGGAAAATTCAATACCatctttgttttctgtaTTGTCTACATCATTGGTATCTTCATTTTGTTCATTACATCCATTCCTGCCATCACCTCTAAGACGACTGCTACTGGTGGTTTTATTGCTGCTATTATCATAATTGGTTTTGCAACCGGTGGTGTCAAGTCTAACGTTTCCCCATTAATTGCCGATCAAGTTCCAAAGGTAAAACCACACATCAAGGTTTtgaaatctggagaaaGAGTCATTGTCGACCCTCACATCACTATCCAGAATGTTTTCATGTTCTTCTACCTTATGATTAATGTTGGCTCTTTGTCAGTCATCGCTACCACTCAATTGGAACATCACGTTGGATTCTGGGCTGCCTACTTGTTGCcattttgtttcttcttcatcgctCTTGCTGCTCTTGCCTTGGGAAGAAACCAATACATTAAGACCCCTGTCAGTGACAAGATCGTCAACAAGACCTTCAAGTGTGCCTGGATTGGTTTGAGAAACGGTTTTAACTTGGAAGCTGCCAAGCCATCCAACAACCCAGAGAAGAATTACCCATGGAGTGAcaagtttgttgaagaagtcagaaGAGCCATTTACGGTTGTAAGGTGTTTGTCTTTTACCCTATCTACTGGGTCACCTATGGACAAATGACtaacaatttcatttctcaAGCTGGTCAAATGGAATTGCATGGCTTGCCAAACGATATTTTGCAGGCAATTAACTCGATGTCGATTATTGTATTTATCCCTATTTGTGAAAGATTTGTTTACCCATTCATCAGAAGATTCACTCCTTTCAAGGCTATCACAaagatcttctttggtttcatGTTCGCTACAGGTGCTATGGTCTATGCCGCCGTCTTGCAACATTACATCTACCAGGCTGGTCCATGTTACAACTTTCCAAAAGCTTGTGCACCTGAGTTCAAGACTGTTCCAAACCACATTCACGTTGCCATTCAAGCTCCTGCTtacttcttgattgccaTGTCAGAAATTTTTGCCTCCGTTACTGGTTTGGAATATGCCTACACAAAGGCTCCAGTTTCCATGAAGTCGTTTATCACTTCTCTCTTTTTGGTTACAAACGCTTTCGGATCTGCTCTTGGTATTGCTTTGTCATCCACTTCTGAAGATCCAAAGATGGTCTGGACCTACACTGGTTTGGCAACTGCCTGTTTCATTGCTGGGTGGATCTTTTGGTTCTGCTTCAAGCactacaactacaaggAAGATGAATTCAACAGGTTGGAATACgcaacagaagaagaatacaaaaagCCTACCCTCGATGGTCTTCAGCCAATTCCTTCTGCTAATTCATACAAGGGACTTGCTTAG
- a CDS encoding Calcium/calmodulin-dependent protein kinase (go_funtion protein kinase activity; ATP binding~go_process protein amino acid phosphorylation) — LICTTSQYTHFDLIQNQPTVNGKKTWTAGRSPESDFHLSTSSRLSNRHFKIWLSETDKSLWIQDISTNGTHLNNTRLVKGSNYMLNQGDEIAVGVGVPKDVVRFVVLFADPYNPAKLPNSDNGSVVKDQGIYKDFIIKNETIGQGAFATVKKAVERSSGKSFAVKIINRRKALNTGGGAMVGVDRELSILRKLDHPNIVSLKAFYEDLDNYYIVMELVPGGDLMDFVAANGAIGEDATQVITRQILEGIAYVHKLGISHRDLKPDNILIMKDDPILVKITDFGLAKFSDNSTFMKTFCGTLAYVAPEVITGKYESSQNESKRNYSSLVDIWSLGCLVYVLLTSHLPFNGKTQAQMFSKIKKGEFHEAPLNSYEISPEGRDFLSCCLQVNPRLRVTAEEALKHVWLKDVFDEASQSQKALSLSQSQSQQSRKVDNDIMLRPLDSEKNRKNKQHNNDFKVPKRVVPLSQSQPFSQPRHEGRRVHELDVVQEESVEASEVLQESTPLRKELKSSKVSLHEKSPTAQVDDNTDKLGSSTRKELSSRGSKPYHQVLFRNNIVGKDLMRSSFLTLRPLENSIFRRSIHVPKGKSSYSIGRHDVCDTHINDDRISKVHCLVRKETIDESTVVWLLDMSTNSCTVSERLVGRGKKIALRDGDFVYLFIDDKSRESIGFEVVLGGNSDEMVDDGDRVIVNQTEYELGLKPKFVVQAGGRIVSVGRSEPN, encoded by the exons TTGATCTGTACCACCAGCCAGTACACTCACTTTGATCTCATCCAGAATCAACCGACAGTAAACGGCAAAAAGACGTGGACTGCTGGTCGTAGTCCGGAATCAGACTTCCATCTCAGCACGTCGTCGCGTTTGTCCAACCGCCATTTCAAGATATGGCTCTCTGAAACCGATAAGTCACTCTGGATCCAAGACATTCTGACCAATGGGACTCATTTGAACAATACACGTCTTGTCAAGGGCTCTAACTATATGCTAAACCAGGGTGACGAAATAGCTGTGGGTGTGGGTGTTCCCAAGGATGTGGTCAGGTTTGTGGTGCTCTTTGCAGACCCTTACAATCCGGCGAAGTTGCCCAATTCGGACAATGGTTCTGTCGTGAAGGATCAAGGCATCTACAAAGATTTCATCATTAAGAACGAGACAATTGGCCAGGGAGCATTTGCTACTGTAAAGAAGGCTGTCGAACGCTCTTCGGGTAAGTCTTTCGCAGTAAAAATCATAAATCGTAGAAAAGCTCTTAACACTGGAGGTGGAGCCATGGTAGGAGTCGATAGAGAATTGTCTATATTGAGAAAACTTGATCACCCCAATATCGTGTCGCTCAAGGCGTTTTACGAGGACTTGGATAACTATTACATCGTCATGGAATTAGTCCCTGGTGGAGATTTGATGGACTTTGTAGCTGCGAATGGAGCTATTGGTGAAGACGCTACCCAAGTGATTACCAGGCAAATCTTGGAAGGAATAGCGTATGTCCATAAACTAGGCATTTCGCATCGAGACCTAAAGCCCGACAACattttgataatgaaaGACGATCCCATCTTAGTGAAAATAACCGATTTTGGACTAGCGAAGTTCAGTGACAACTCTACGTTCATGAAGACTTTCTGTGGCACTTTGGCCTATGTAGCGCCAGAAGTGATTACCGGTAAGTACGAACTGTCACAGAACGAATCTAAGCGCAACTACTCGTCCCTTGTGGACATCTGGTCACTTGGGTGTCTCGTGTACGTGCTTTTGACATCGCATTTGCCATTTAACGGTAAGACTCAAGCCCAGATGTTCctgaagataaagaaggGAGAGTTTCACGAAGCACCTTTAAACTCGTACGAAATCTCACCTGAAGGTAGAGACTTTTTGCTGTGTTGTTTACAAGTAAACCCCAGACTTAGAGTAacagctgaagaagctcttAAACACGTGTGGTTAAAGGATGTCTTTGATGAAGCTTCACAACTGCAGAAAGCTCTTAGTTTGTCACAGTCACAATCTCAGCAATCACGAAAAGTAGACAATG ATATAATGTTAAGGCCATTGGACAGCgaaaagaacagaaaaaaCAAACAACACAATAACGACTTCAAGGTACCGAAAAGAGTGGTACCTTTATCTCAATCACAACCATTTTCACAACCAAGACATGAAGGAAGACGAGTGCATGAACTAGACGTagtacaagaagaatctgtAGAAGCAAGTGAGGTATTGCAGGAGTCTACTCCATTACgaaaggaattgaagtcAAG CAAAGTCAGCCTTCATGAAAAATCGCCTACTGCTCAAGTTGACGACAATACTGATAAGTTGGGATCTTCTACTAGAAAGGAACTCTCAAGCAGAGGATCCAAACCTTATCATCAAGTGCTATTCA GAAACAATATAGTAGGAAAAGATTTGATGCGGTCTTCGTTTCTAACTTTACGTCCCTTAGAAAACTCTATTTTCAGAAGACTGATACATGTTCCTAAAGGAAAGTCCAGTTATTCTATTGGTCGACATGACGTGTGTGATACGCATATCAACGATGATAGAATCTCTAAGGTACATTGCCTCGTGCGTAAAGAAACCATAGACGAATCTACCGTGGTATGGCTTTTAGATATGAGTACGAATTCATGTACTGTTCTGGAGAGATTGGTCGGAAGAGGTAAGAAGATTGCACTTCGGGATGGAGACTTTGTTTATTTGTTCATAGATGACAAATCCCGAGAACTGATTGgctttgaagttgttttAGGAGGTAATTCTGATGAGATGGTAGATGATGGCGATAGAGTCATTGTTAATCAGACAGAGTATGAGTTGGGACTCAAGCCGAAGTTTGTGGTTCAAGCCGGAGGGAGAATCGTTAGTGTGGGTAGAAGCGAACCAAACTAA